In Panthera leo isolate Ple1 chromosome F3, P.leo_Ple1_pat1.1, whole genome shotgun sequence, one genomic interval encodes:
- the LOC122212006 gene encoding ubiquitin thioesterase OTU1 isoform X5, with protein sequence MFGPAKGGHFGVHPAAGCPGGVCQPAAGTKAGPTGVWPAGSRTDTMWRLRCKAKDGTHVLQGLSSRTRVRELQGQIAAITGIAPGCQRILVGYPPECLDLSNEDTILGDLPIQSGDMLIVEEDQTRPKTSPAFTKHGAPSYVRETLPVLSRTVVPADNSCLFTSVYYVVEGGVLNPACAPEMRRLIAQIVASDPDFYSEAILGKTNQEYCDWIKRDDTWGGAIEISILSKFYQCEICVVDTQTVRIDRFGEDAGYTKRVLLIYDGIHYDPLQRVFPDPDTPPLTIFSSNDDIVLVQALELADEARRKRQFTDVNRFTLRCMVCQKGLVGQAEARDHAKETGHTNFGEV encoded by the exons ATGTTTGGCCCTGCAAAGGGTGGCCATTTTGGAGTCCACCCGGCGGCTGGTTGCCCCGGCGGCGTTTGCCAACCCGCTGCCGGGACCAAAGCTGGCCCCACGGGTGTCTGGCCTGCGGGCAGCCGGACCGACACGATGTGGCGGCTCCGCTGCAAGGCCAAGGACGGCACCCATGTTTTGCAGGGGTTGTCCAGCCGGACCCGAGTGCGGGAACTCCAGGGCCAAATTGCCGCCATCACCGGCATCGCCCCCGGCTGTCAGCGAATCCTCGTAGGATACCCGCCCGAATGCCTGGATCTCAGCAACGAGGATACCATTCTTGGGGATTTGCCCATCCAGTCAG gcGACATGCTGATCGTTGAAGAAGACCAAACCAGGCCCAAAACTTCACCTGCATTTACAAAACATGGTGCTCCTAGTTATGTCAGGGAAACTTTGCCCGTGCTTAGCAGAACTGTGGTCCCGGCAGACAACTCCTGCCTCTTTACCAGTGTATACTATGTTGTAGAAGGAGGAGTCTTGAATCCAGCTTGCGCCCCTGAGATGAGACGCCTCATAGCGCAAATTGTAGCAAGCGATCCAGACTTCTATAGTGAGGCAATactgggaaaaacaaatcaagagtACTGTGACTGGATCAAAAGGGATGACACTTGGGGAGGAGCTATTGAGATATCAATTTTGTCTAAATTTTACCAGTGCGAAATCTGTGTGGTGGATACACAGACAGTAAGAATTGATCGTTTTGGAGAAGATGCAGGATATACCAAAAGGGTCCTGCTTATTTACGACGGCATCCACTATGACCCACTTCAGCGTGTCTTCCCTGACCCAGACACCCCGCCCCTGACCATTTTCTCCTCTAACGATGATATTGTTCTTGTACAAGCACTGGAATTAGCAGACGAAGCTAGAAGAAAGAGACAGTTCACTGACGTAAACCGCTTCACCCTGAGATGCATGGTGTGTCAGAAGGGATTAGTCGGACAAGCAGAAGCAAGGGACCATGCCAAGGAGACAGGCCATACCAACTTTGGAGAAGTGTGA